DNA from Pseudocitrobacter corydidari:
GTGATACGCGTGCGGGTCGTGGGATGGCTATCCATGGGATGTGCAATTTCACTGTCGATGCTGGCAAGGACATCAAGCGGCCCCAGCTTTTGCAACGCAGAGATCAGACCTTCTGTCCAATTGTCACTGCTCTTTCGCCCGCGAAGAACGTCCTCCAGAAAGTGCTCAACGGGCTCACTCAGCGCCGATATTCTCAGCAATGCGCAGGCAAAGGCCGAAGAGGAGGATACGCGAGCCCCGGTTTCATCGGCGGCGAGTTCCCGGATGCGACTCCAGTGGTTCACCGTCTCATGGAAGGTTTGTAAAAACCACATCGCCATATCCAGAGCGGAATAGAGTACCAGGCGGTCTATCCAGGCATCCTGCATGTTTTTGGCCATCTGTTGCAGGCTATTTTGCATGCCCGCGTAGAGGGGCGCGAAACGCAGGCTATACTGCGTATCCTCACCGGTAAAATGACCTAATTCATGCCCCACGACAGCGGCAATCTCCGCTTCGTTAAGGAGTGACAGATACGTCAGCGGTAAATAGAGTGTATTCCCCGTTAAGCGCTCGCCCTTTTCAATTTGGACGGGGTTGGCCGTGACATAAAAGCAGTCAAAAAACCCCGCGACAATGTTATCCGGTGGCGTAAGCTGCGCCTGAGAGGTAAGGCCCCGAACCCACTGCCAGAGTTCGGGCGCCTGCATTTCCGGCAGATTGACACCTATCACCCGCGAATCTTCAGGATTAAACAGGGCAAAGCATCTACGCACAGAAAAGAAACTTTTAATGATCATCCAGAATATGGCAAATACCGCTATCACCATGGCGAACAGCAATTTCAGACCGCCACCATTCATCTCTACGTGACCCATAGTCCAGATAATTTCTGAGAGCACTAAGGCAACGGTCGCGAGGCCGCAAAAAAGAATTTCGCCAACCATCATGAAGGGTAGTAGTCGTCGGCAGAAATTAAACTTTTGGATGAGTACATCCTGGGAACGTCGCGAAGTGCGTGCACTGGCCTTACATACCATCACCGCGCTTCCCAGAATAAACATCGCCACCAGACTTAAGAGAAGCGCCAGCATGGCTAATCCAAACTGGATAATTTCTATATCGTCAGCATTATCACTTGCCCGCCAGCATTTCCATAATCCATATATAAAGAGAAACAGAGGGGTATAAAAAAGATTAAGCACTCTTTTTCTTTCCATAGAAAACGTCATCCATTTAAATTAAGAATATTATTGATCAATTTAATTGCAGTGCTTTATGTATTTAATAAATAAACCACCTTGCAAAATTCATTGTATATCAGCAATAGATTAAAATTAAACTTTGTTTTCTATAATAAAAAAGAGTTGAAACGGAAGAAAAAAAGTGGCTGGAAACACAAATAACTCTCTGCGCTTCCAGCCCTTATATTACTCGATACCCTTACTACGCAGGTAATCTTCGTAATTACCGGTGAAGTCAATCACGCGCTCCGGCGTAATTTCAATCACGCGCGTCGCCAGTGAGCTCACAAATTCACGGTCGTGGGAAACAAAGATCAGCGTGCCCGGATACATTTCCAGCGCCATGTTCAGCGATTCAATGGATTCCATATCCAGGTGGTTGGTCGGTTCATCCATGACCAGCACGTTCGGTTTTTCCATCATCAGTTTACCGAACAGCATGCGACCTTTCTCACCACCGGAAAGTACTTTCGCTGGTTTCTTGATATCGTCCTGGCTGAACAGCAGGCGACCAAGAATGCTGCGCACCGCCTGTTCGTCGTCGCCTTCCTGTTTCCACTGGCTCATCCATTCGAAGACGGTCAGGTCATTTTCAAATTCGAATTCATGATCCTGCGCGTAGTAGCCGATTTGCGCGTTTTCGGACCATTTCACCGTACCGTGATCCGGCGTTAAATCGCCCATCAGGGTTTTCATCAGCGTGGATTTACCGACGCCGTTGGTCCCCAAAATCGCCAGCTTCTCGCCCACTTCCAGCAGCAGGTTAACGCCTTTAAACAGCGGGCCGTTATCAAAGCCTTTGCTGAGCGCTTCCACTTCCAGCGCGTTACGGAACAGCTTCTTATCCTGCTCAAAACGAATGAACGGGTTCTGACGGCTGGACGCTTTGACTTCGTCGAGTTTGATTTTATCAATCTGGCGCGCGCGGGACGTTGCCTGGCGAGATTTAGAGGCGTTGGCGCTAAAGCGGCTGACGAAGGATTGCAGGTCAGCAATCTGCGCTTTTTTCTTGGCGTTATCGGCCAGCAGACGCTCACGCGCCTGGGTCGCGGCAGTCATGTATTCGTCATAGTTACCGGCGTAGACGCGCAGCTCACCGTAGTCGAGATCCGCCATGTGGGTACAGACCATGTTCAGGAAGTGACGGTCGTGCGAAATGATGATCATGGTGCTGTCGCGCTCGTTCAGCACCTGCTCCAGCCAGCGAATGGTGTCGATGTCCAGGTTGTTGGTCGGTTCATCGAGCAGCAGAATATCCGGGTTAGAGAACAGCGCCTGCGCCAGAAGCACACGCAGTTTCCAGCCAGGTGCGACTTCGCTCATCGGGCCGTAATGCTGTTCCAGCGGAATCCCCACGCCCAGCAGCAGTTCACCGGCACGCGCTTCGGCGGAATAACCGTCCATTTCGCCGTAGAGCACTTCGAGGTCGGCCACTTTATAGCCATCTTCTTCGCTCATTTCCGGCAGCGCGTAGATGCGATCGCGTTCTTGTTTAACTTCCCACAGTTCACCGTGTCCCATGATGACCGTATCCAGAACGCTGAACTCTTCGAAGGCGAACTGATCCTGACGCAGCTTACCGATGCGCTCGTTCGGGTCGAGAGAGACGTTGCCCAGCGTCGGCTCAAGGTCGCCGCCGAGGATTTTCATAAAGGTGGATTTGCCGCTCCCGTTAGCGCCAATCAGGCCGTAACGGTTGCCGCCGCCAAATTTGACGGAGATGTTTTCGAACAGCGGCTTACTGCCAAACTGCATGGTAACGTTGCTGGTAACTAACACGGAAGTATCCTGAGGAATGTGACAAACCGCCTATTATGCCACAATTCCGAATTAAAATCGCCCGCCTTCGTAACGCGCTAAACTGTCACCTAAGTGAAAAAAATGTGATTTCGTACACATCCGAATTCCCTGTTGCCGGGAATGCACATATAATGCGCTTCCATCATACATCCGATTTTCCAACCACAGCCTGAGTGGCACTGATATCTCGAACAACATGAACATGAAATTAACAACACTTTTCGCTGCGGCGCTTGCAGTCGTTGGCTTCTGTAAAACCGCATCCGCAGTGACATATCCGTTACCGACGGA
Protein-coding regions in this window:
- a CDS encoding M48 family metallopeptidase, yielding MERKRVLNLFYTPLFLFIYGLWKCWRASDNADDIEIIQFGLAMLALLLSLVAMFILGSAVMVCKASARTSRRSQDVLIQKFNFCRRLLPFMMVGEILFCGLATVALVLSEIIWTMGHVEMNGGGLKLLFAMVIAVFAIFWMIIKSFFSVRRCFALFNPEDSRVIGVNLPEMQAPELWQWVRGLTSQAQLTPPDNIVAGFFDCFYVTANPVQIEKGERLTGNTLYLPLTYLSLLNEAEIAAVVGHELGHFTGEDTQYSLRFAPLYAGMQNSLQQMAKNMQDAWIDRLVLYSALDMAMWFLQTFHETVNHWSRIRELAADETGARVSSSSAFACALLRISALSEPVEHFLEDVLRGRKSSDNWTEGLISALQKLGPLDVLASIDSEIAHPMDSHPTTRTRITALNLSLDEGLLIQASRAVAPEENLFFPALFAPVASALSCEISQEIEPVRAEIREEIEAEAALATETKAIWSSSSMAWTMMIVGIVLMFGGGYLVLFQHLSGICWLFTLIGLPLGMLGNVALQRSRQSLFTLTSQSITSIYLPQPLPLEYVERYEVVVISGVAMLHLYVRNGDRLNITTKRCMQVFRYEPQESRVVVVVSSPCCEEEGKKVKLDAVTMSQIVGQYISSAHARAELSK
- a CDS encoding ABC-F family ATPase, whose amino-acid sequence is MLVTSNVTMQFGSKPLFENISVKFGGGNRYGLIGANGSGKSTFMKILGGDLEPTLGNVSLDPNERIGKLRQDQFAFEEFSVLDTVIMGHGELWEVKQERDRIYALPEMSEEDGYKVADLEVLYGEMDGYSAEARAGELLLGVGIPLEQHYGPMSEVAPGWKLRVLLAQALFSNPDILLLDEPTNNLDIDTIRWLEQVLNERDSTMIIISHDRHFLNMVCTHMADLDYGELRVYAGNYDEYMTAATQARERLLADNAKKKAQIADLQSFVSRFSANASKSRQATSRARQIDKIKLDEVKASSRQNPFIRFEQDKKLFRNALEVEALSKGFDNGPLFKGVNLLLEVGEKLAILGTNGVGKSTLMKTLMGDLTPDHGTVKWSENAQIGYYAQDHEFEFENDLTVFEWMSQWKQEGDDEQAVRSILGRLLFSQDDIKKPAKVLSGGEKGRMLFGKLMMEKPNVLVMDEPTNHLDMESIESLNMALEMYPGTLIFVSHDREFVSSLATRVIEITPERVIDFTGNYEDYLRSKGIE